One Cucumis sativus cultivar 9930 chromosome 1, Cucumber_9930_V3, whole genome shotgun sequence DNA segment encodes these proteins:
- the LOC105435821 gene encoding protein TIFY 5A yields MALLPVSIDHNCNLELRLSPSSSTFLSHPLPHSHHHPPLHHFLDDDDECNKNSHQQMTIFYNGRVCVADFTEDQAKAIIMLASRQVEDRSTNPEHKLERPSTSPDQCHREPVSLSVSGSGSGSGLSMKRSLQRFLQKRKNRIQSASPYNH; encoded by the exons atgGCCCTTCTCCCCGTTTCCATCGACCACAATTGCAACTTGGAACTTCgtctttctccttcttcttctacctttctctctcatcctCTTCCTCATTCCCACCACCACCCTCCTCTCCACCACTTCTT ggatgatgatgatgaatgtAACAAAAATTCTCACCAGCAGATGACCATTTTCTATAATGGTAGAGTTTGTGTTGCGGATTTTACAGAGGATCAGGCTAAAGCTATAATAATGCTTGCATCAAGACAGGTCGAGGACAGATCCACAAATCCTGAACACAAATTGGAACGTCCATCTACGTCCCCGGACCAGTGTCACCGCGAACCTGTTTCTCTTTCTGTTTCTGGTTCCGGTTCCGGTTCTGGGCTCTCTATGAAGCGATCTTTGCAGAGGTTTTTACAGAAAAGGAAGAACAGGATTCAATCTGCTTCACCTTACAATCATTAA
- the LOC101206956 gene encoding probable LRR receptor-like serine/threonine-protein kinase At4g36180 has translation MEALVFLGLSNNELSGTIPSCLSIPNLTIFYLSSNKFSWVFPSNSFYNISTLELINLANNKLEGEPLVDVSSCTSLSILDLQGNQFSGSIPSWMGRRLQSLQILNLQGNSFDDAIPFSLWILPRLQILILADNKLEGEIPPIEAKFATKFEKSTVSGVVCNSEEDQYAICYMSYIRQVMKSNNLNDSYVHVYSMVNVDLSNNNLQGHIPMEIMMINGLSNLYG, from the coding sequence ATGGAGGCTCTAGTATTTTTGGGACTTTCAAATAATGAATTATCAGGGACAATTCCTAGTTGTCTGTCGATACCAAACTTGACCATTTTTTACTTATCATCAAACAAGTTCTCATGGGTTTTTCCAAGTAATTCATTCTACAATATTTCTACACTTGAACTGATAAACTTGGCAAACAACAAACTTGAAGGAGAGCCACTAGTTGATGTGAGCAGTTGCACATCCTTGTCTATTTTAGATCTTCAAGGAAACCAATTCTCTGGAAGTATTCCCTCATGGATGGGTAGAAGACTTCAAAGTTTGCaaattttgaatcttcaaGGAAATTCATTCGACGACGCTATTCCTTTTTCTCTATGGATATTGCCTCGcttacaaattttgattcttgcAGACAACAAACTAGAAGGAGAGATCCCACCAATTGAGGCAAAGTTTgcaaccaaatttgaaaaatcaaccGTTTCAGGTGTAGTGTGCAACTCTGAAGAAGATCAATATGCAATTTGTTACATGAGCTACATTAGACAAGTCatgaaatcaaacaatttGAACGACTCTTACGTACATGTATATTCAATGGTGAATGTCGACCTCTCCAATAACAACTTGCAAGGACATATTCCAATGGAAATAATGATGATAAATGGTTTGTCTAACTTATATGGATGA
- the LOC116401773 gene encoding uncharacterized protein LOC116401773 translates to MASTSTNGPMYKIDPAHHFQSIALQVWAYESIPTITECGVHKVSNDAIPRMLRWVCELSPKSHVLQRQVFDSPMFLINVVIEMMPEEEEHLRMSSGELVEKTHPYNTVSEKNGDSKRPGEASNDDNDCKKSKKKKKWKSKMKEVVRKLKYRVAVLENERESLKSMLSTILKHLEVQKKGEEGDCTGVEGHDAQTEDVDTPGTPSWLRMPKEDDTSDGVKHVERQKQGVEANRTEDDTMDELDKKVHIHSEEPVDVVDDLNEEIGVKSLTYFDSDVMEIEPLSTERPHVRPARSKRASVYLSTPFTALDKRTTKSITTTSQSQPSVYDPMHKIPDAHLDRLRAWITDKRTKDEVRETFHGKKSKEFFRDLFMCRRWLADEHLDALFLLIRFNIKTAMIPTAQNFTTVDTLFMRLLVAKWPEYQECIKENRPFHWKEEYRLVDYVVGSKQDCQDPWVNVDYIYSPFNIHGNHWILLCLDLVRCQVKVWDSLPSLTSAEDMRSILEPIQEMVPNLLDATGFFVRRGGSSTHKEPWPLVIVDSIPLQRNNSDCGVFTIKYFEYEASGLDVATLCQENMSYFRKQLAFQLWTNNPMY, encoded by the exons ATGGCTTCGACATCAACTAACGGTCCCATGTACAAGATTGACCCTGCTCATCATTTTCAGTCTATA GCGTTACAG GTTTGGGCATATGAGTCTATACCAACCATCACTGAATGTGGTGTACATAAAGTAAGCAACGATGCAATACCACGAATGCTGAGGTGGGTGTGCGAACTATCGCCGAAGTCTCATGTCCTACAGAGGCAGGTGTTTGACTCACCAATG TTCTTAATTAACGTGGTAATTGAGATGATGCCTGAAGAGGAGGAGCATCTAAGAATGTCTTCAGGGGAACTTGTTGAGAAAACTCATCCATATAACACCGTTTCTGAGAAGAATGGTGATTCAAAACGACCAGGAGAAGCTAGTAATGATGACAATGACTGCaaaaagagtaagaaaaagaagaagtggaAGTCTAAGATGAAAGAAGTTGTTCGAAAACTCAAATATCGAGTAGCGGTTCTCGAGAATGAACGTGAAAGCCTAAAATCAATGCTGTCGACTATATTGAAACACCTTGAAGTTCAAAAAAAG GGTGAAGAAGGAGACTGCACGGGAGTTGAAGGTCATGATGCCCAGACCGAAGATGTTGACACACCCGGTACACCTTCTTGGTTGAGGATGCCCAAGGAGGATGACACAAGTGATGGGGTGAAACATGTTGAACGTCAAAAGCAG GGTGTCGAAGCAAACCGCACGGAGGATGACACAATGGATGAGTTGGATAAGAAGGTTCATATTCATTCGGAGGAGCCAGTAGACGTCGTTGACGATTTGAACGAGGAAATTGGAGTAAAAAGTCTTACTTATTTTGATTCAGACGTCATGGAAATAGAACCATTATCCACTGAACGACCACATGTTCGGCCCGCACGTAGCAAGCGTGCAAGTGTATACTTGTCAACCCCCTTCACAGCTTTAGATAAACGGACTACAAAATCAATCACCACCACCTCTCAGTCTCAACCATCCGTCTATGATCCTATGCACAAAATACCTGACGCCCATTTAGATCGACTCAGAGCTTGGATCACAGACAAGCGTACGAAAGATGAGGTGCGTGAAACTTTTCACGGGAAAAAATCGAAGGAGTTTTTCAGAGACTTGTTCATGTGTCGTCGGTGGTTGGCGGATGAG cATTTGGATGCACTGTTTCTTCTCATTCGCTTCAACATTAAGACAGCCATGATACCTACTGCTCAAAACTTCACAACTGTAGACACACTATTCATG cGACTATTAGTTGCGAAGTGGCCTGAATACCAAGAATGTATTAAAGAGAATCGACCATTTCACTGGAAGGAGGAGTATCGGTTGGTTGACTATGTTGTCGGATCAAAACAAGACTGTCAAGATCCTTGGGTGAATGTTGATTACATTTACTCTCCATTCAATATCCATGGCAATCATTGGATTCTATTATGCTTGGACTTGGTACGTTGTCAAGTTAAGGTATGGGATTCGCTTCCGTCGCTGACGAGTGCCGAAGATATGAGAAGCATATTAGAGCCAATTCAAGAGATGGTGCCAAATTTGCTCGATGCTACTGGATTCTTTGTTAGGAGAGGCGGATCATCAACACACAAGGAACCTTGGCCACTTGTCATTGTCGACTCCATTCCACTTCAACGCAACAATAGTGATTGTGGTGTATTTACAATTAAGTATTTCGAATATGAAGCTTCTGGTTTAGATGTAGCTACattatgtcaagaaaacatgtcatattttagaaaacaattggcATTTCAATTATGGACCAACAATCCCATGTATTGA
- the LOC116401772 gene encoding uncharacterized protein LOC116401772: MSHIPMLVRYGGMWDERRRKYEGGMLKGIVVSKEITHKDLQAELYDLAEVDPSKFDVMIRCIYEIKVEHEAPTFELSNDRDLKFYLLSENPLKVPLYVSFEPKSNQSKKVLSKDYNSVSGSNQAHNLNPHPPIVMDTLNENEVHVREVEVGLCDNVIGTTSAIWESYESYDSKDETFTWEPVEMNSESFDIPQHRDGPTKDCKGKSKVRYSSSSQKLKTDMNDWSEESSTSEEFDVGQIFFSKKDLSMRLSVLAMKKNFQFVVKKSTKEVLFVRCIDNKCGWRLRAMRLKDSNIFKIKKYVKVHSCSLDVLNRDHRQAKSWVVGELIKSKFKGVGRLYKPRDIIEDMRQDYGINMSYEKAWRARENAYERVRGCPEESYNLLLRYGEALKLANVGTIFHMELEDNRFFKYLFMAVGPCVRGFLNCIRPVIVMDGTFLKNKYRGQLIVAVCLDGNNQIYPLAFGVVDRETDASIQWFLEKLKGAIGEVPNLGFVTDRKTCFSKCIASVFPSAFHGLCVQHLTQNLNDKYKNDTIATLFYNASRTYRESTFSEAWRSILAFPNDSGKYLNDVGITRWSRFHCPGRRYNMMTTNIAESMNSILKEPRDLPIASFLEHVRALLQRWFWERREEGIKVTSTLTKWAELVLQKKQERALTMKVNPIDCYQFHVKDLDKEEVINLHTQECTCKEFQAEQLPCAHAIAVARDRNINVYSLCANYYTNECLLAAYSEAVYPVGNQSEWKTTEEYVHMTVLPPKVVKRVGRPKKKRIPSVGEAPKLHKCGRCKETGHNRLTCTNPISYIQKSSIQD; the protein is encoded by the coding sequence ATGTCACATATTCCCATGTTAGTGCGTTACGGTGGTATGTGGGATGAGAGGCGAAGAAAATACGAAGGAGGCATGTTAAAAGGCATCGTTGTCAGTaaagaaataacacataaagATTTACAGGCAGAATTATATGACCTTGCAGAAGTTGACCCTTCAAAGTTCGACGTAATGATAAGATGCATATATGAGATAAAAGTGGAACACGAAGCTCCTACATTTGAGTTAAGCAATGAccgtgatttgaagttttatcttcttagtGAAAATCCATTAAAGGTCCCTTTATACGTCTCATTTGAGCCTAAAAGtaatcaaagcaaaaaagtgTTAAGCAAAGATTACAATTCAGTATCTGGCAGCAACCAAGCTCATAACTTAAACCCTCATCCTCCAATTGTAATGGATACattaaatgagaatgaagTCCATGTtcgtgaagttgaagttggctTGTGTGATAACGTGATAGGGACCACTTCGGCTATATGGGAATCATATGAGTCATATGATTCGAAAGATGAGACTTTTACATGGGAGCCAGTAGAGATGAATAGTGAATCATTTGACATCCCACAACATAGAGATGGTCCTACAAAAGattgcaaaggaaaatctaaagTTCGTTACAGCTCTTCTAGCCAAAAGTTGAAGACAGACATGAATGATTGGTCCGAAGAAAGCTCTACAAGTGAGGAGTTTGATGtaggacaaatatttttttccaaaaaagattTGTCAATGAGATTAAGTGTCTtggcaatgaaaaaaaattttcaGTTTGTAGTAAAAAAGTCTACAAAAGAGGTTCTCTTTGTTAGATGCATTGACAACAAGTGTGGTTGGAGACTGCGAGCGATGAGATTGaaggattcaaatatatttaagattaaaaagtatgtCAAAGTTCATTCGTGTtctcttgacgttttgaaTCGTGACCATAGGCAAGCAAAATCTTGGGTTGTTGGAGAATTAATAAAGTCAAAGTTCAAGGGAGTCGGTCGTCTATACAAACCGCGTGATATCATAGAAGACATGAGGCAAGACTATGGCATAAATATGAGTTATGAAAAAGCATGGCGCGCTAGAGAAAATGCGTATGAACGAGTGCGCGGGTGTCCTGAAGAGTCATATAATCTATTGCTTAGATATGGTGAAGCTCTCAAACTTGCAAATGTAGGTACAATATTTCACATGGAACTTGAAGATAATCgtttcttcaaatatctttttatggcTGTTGGTCCATGTGTTCGAGGATTCTTAAACTGCATTAGACCGGTTATAGTCATGGATGGAACATTCCTTAAGAACAAATATCGGGGTCAGTTGATAGTTGCTGTTTGCTTGGAtggtaacaatcaaatttatcctCTTGCCTTTGGAGTGGTGGACAGAGAAACAGATGCTTCAATACAGTGGTTCttagagaaattgaaaggtGCAATAGGAGAGGTGCCTAATCTAGGCTTCGTGACAGAtcgaaaaacatgtttttctaaGTGTATTGCATCGGTTTTTCCCTCCGCATTCCATGGACTTTGTGTCCAACACttgactcaaaatttgaatgataaatacAAGAATGACACTATAGCTACTTTGTTTTACAATGCATCTAGAACATACCGTGAATCAACGTTCTCAGAAGCGTGGAGAAGTATTCTTGCATTTCCTAATGATtcaggaaaatatttaaacgatgTTGGAATAACACGTTGGTCTCGTTTTCACTGTCCAGGAAGACGATATAATATGATGACAACAAATATAGCAGAGTCCATGAATTCTATACTGAAAGAACCTAGAGATTTGCCTATTGCTTCATTCCTTGAACATGTTCGAGCTTTGCTACAACGTTGGTTTTGGGAGCGTCGAGAAGAAGGCATTAAAGTGACGTCTACATTGACTAAATGGGCAGAGTTAGttctacaaaagaaacaagaacgaGCTTTGACAATGAAAGTCAACCCAATTGATTGTTACCAATTCCATGTTAAAGATTTAGATAAAGAGGAGGTCATAAATCTTCATACTCAAGAGTGCACTTGTAAGGAGTTTCAAGCTGAGCAACTACCATGCGCACATGCCATTGCTGTTGCACGGGATCgcaatataaatgtttatagctTATGTGCTAACTATTACACTAATGAATGTTTGTTGGCAGCATATTCGGAGGCCGTCTACCCAGTTGGGAATCAGTCGGAATGGAAGACAACCGAAGAATATGTACATATGACTGTCTTACCTCCGAAAGTAGTCAAAAGAGTTGGTCGACCGAAGAAAAAGAGGATTCCAAGTGTCGGTGAAGCACCAAAATTGCATAAATGTGGTCGATGTAAAGAAACAGGCCACAATAGATTAACGTGTACCAATCCAATTTCATACATCCAGAAGTCGAGCATACAAGATTAG